The following proteins are encoded in a genomic region of Pagrus major chromosome 16, Pma_NU_1.0:
- the dnajc17 gene encoding dnaJ homolog subfamily C member 17 isoform X1, whose translation MSGKAKDLLQMDLYGLLGIESTATSKEIKKAYRQKALTCHPDKNPDNPKAAELFHQLSQALEVLTDAAAKAAYDKICAAKKQAEERNRKLDDKRKKIKLDLEARERHAEAQSQEEVQITRTLEEEIARLREEGSRQLEEEQRLIKEQIQREREAQEQQAGGYTHTYSGGDRCSKSNVTPKLKLKWKCKKDDEMNGGYSQDVLLRLLQKYGDVLNVIVSSKKKGSAVVEFATVRAAELAVKNESGLSENPLKISWIEGQPEVIAPATQPGLFMSSQSALTNERDYESVVMMRMRQAAERQKLIEQMQREDEDDAAHS comes from the exons ATCAAGAAAGCTTATCGACAGAAAGCCTTGACATGCCATCCAGACAAGAACCCAGACAACCCAAAAGCAG CGGAGCTCTTCCACCAGTTGTCCCAGGCTCTTGAGGTGTTAACTGATGCTGCTGCCAAG GCTGCCTACGATAAGATTTGTGCTGCCAAGAAACaagcagaagaaagaaacaggaaactagatgacaagaggaagaaaattaAGCTTG ACTTGGAGGCCAGAGAGCGACATGCAGAAGCTCAGAGCCAGGAGGAGGTGCAGATCACAAGGACGCTTGAAGAAGAG ATCGCCCGTTTGAGAGAGGAGGGATCCAGGCAGCTTGAGGAGGAACAGAGGCTCATCAAAGAGCAGatccagagagaaagagaagcacAAGAGCAGCAAGCAGGAGGCTACACTCACACAT ACTCAGGAGGAGACAGATGTTCCAAGAGCAATGTGACCCCCAAATTGAAG TTAAAgtggaaatgtaaaaaagatGACGAGATGAATGGAGGCTACTCTCAGGACGTTCTTCTCAGACTTCTACAAAAG TATGGGGATGTTTTGAATGTGATTGTATCGAGTAAGAAGAAAGGAAGCGCTGTGGTTGAATTTGCAACTGTGAGAGCAGCT gaGCTGGCAGTCAAGAATGAAAGTGGCCTGAGTGAAAACCCCTTGAAGATTTCGTGGATTGAAGGACAGCCCGAGGTTATTGCTCCCGCAACCCAACCAGGCCTGTTCATGTCTTCACAG AGTGCCCTGACGAATGAGCGCGACTATGAGAGCgtggtgatgatgaggatgaggcaGGCTGCGGAGCGACAGAAACTCATAGAACAAATgcagagagaagatgaagaCGATGCTGCCCACTCATAG
- the LOC141011202 gene encoding cdc42 effector protein 3: MPLRTSLYRKPSSGRWPSRKRREVLSVNMISLPLADFRHISHIGNDAHSDSFGDLSFLKMGHGLLLQSSQSEQNLFLACSPPPKPPRLNLDEAEGSESPDWNASHLHNASQKRKKCSSLPLLDSDGGDEEMEKEDGYQRVNIVASSQTHRTGWGSLSSDKDRDACDSTVGQQKDEDSGFSFSLDLGPSILDDVLQVMDKLHN; the protein is encoded by the coding sequence ATGCCACTGAGAACATCACTGTACAGAAAGCCCTCCTCTGGTCGTTGGCCCAGCAGGAAGCGCAGGGAGGTGCTGTCTGTCAACATGATCAGCCTACCGCTGGCTGATTTCCGCCACATCTCACACATTGGCAACGATGCCCATTCAGACAGCTTTGGAGACCTTTCCTTCTTAAAAATGGGCCATGGTCTGCTTCTACAAAGCTCTCAGAGCGAGCAGAATCTCTTCCTAGCCTGCTCGCCACCACCTAAGCCACCACGTCTGAACCTGGATGAGGCGGAGGGTTCGGAGAGCCCCGACTGGAACGCGAGCCACCTGCACAACGCgtcacagaaaagaaaaaaatgcagctcTCTGCCACTTCTGGACAGCGATGGAGGAGACGAAGAGATGGAAAAGGAGGATGGGTACCAAAGAGTGAATATTGTTGCTTCCAGTCAGACTCACAGAACCGGATGGGGCAGTCTGAGTTCAGACAAGGATAGAGACGCCTGTGACTCAACTGTTGGACAGCAAAAAGACGAGGACAGTGGCTTTTCCTTTAGCCTCGACCTGGGCCCTTCAATCCTGGATGATGTTCTCCAGGTGATGGACAAACTCCACAACTAG
- the gchfr gene encoding GTP cyclohydrolase 1 feedback regulatory protein has translation MPYMFISTQIRLENGPTNVGDEYSDPAVMNYLGARKTTMLGNNFSEYHVDDPPRLVLDKLEKIGFRVLTMTGVGQTLVWCLHKETE, from the exons ATGCCTTACATGTTCATCAGCACGCAGATCCGGCTG GAGAACGGTCCAACAAATGTGGGAGATGAATATtctgatccagctgtgatgaATTACCTGGGAGCAAGGAAAACAACCATGCTGGGAAACAATTT TTCTGAGTACCATGTGGATGACCCGCCTCGCCTGGTGTTGGACAAGCTGGAGAAGATCGGCTTCCGCGTGCTGACGATGACGGGGGTGGGACAGACGCTGGTGTGGTGCCTCCACAAGGAGACGGAGTGA
- the dnajc17 gene encoding dnaJ homolog subfamily C member 17 isoform X2, with protein sequence MCQLQAWIKKAYRQKALTCHPDKNPDNPKAAELFHQLSQALEVLTDAAAKAAYDKICAAKKQAEERNRKLDDKRKKIKLDLEARERHAEAQSQEEVQITRTLEEEIARLREEGSRQLEEEQRLIKEQIQREREAQEQQAGGYTHTYSGGDRCSKSNVTPKLKLKWKCKKDDEMNGGYSQDVLLRLLQKYGDVLNVIVSSKKKGSAVVEFATVRAAELAVKNESGLSENPLKISWIEGQPEVIAPATQPGLFMSSQSALTNERDYESVVMMRMRQAAERQKLIEQMQREDEDDAAHS encoded by the exons ATCAAGAAAGCTTATCGACAGAAAGCCTTGACATGCCATCCAGACAAGAACCCAGACAACCCAAAAGCAG CGGAGCTCTTCCACCAGTTGTCCCAGGCTCTTGAGGTGTTAACTGATGCTGCTGCCAAG GCTGCCTACGATAAGATTTGTGCTGCCAAGAAACaagcagaagaaagaaacaggaaactagatgacaagaggaagaaaattaAGCTTG ACTTGGAGGCCAGAGAGCGACATGCAGAAGCTCAGAGCCAGGAGGAGGTGCAGATCACAAGGACGCTTGAAGAAGAG ATCGCCCGTTTGAGAGAGGAGGGATCCAGGCAGCTTGAGGAGGAACAGAGGCTCATCAAAGAGCAGatccagagagaaagagaagcacAAGAGCAGCAAGCAGGAGGCTACACTCACACAT ACTCAGGAGGAGACAGATGTTCCAAGAGCAATGTGACCCCCAAATTGAAG TTAAAgtggaaatgtaaaaaagatGACGAGATGAATGGAGGCTACTCTCAGGACGTTCTTCTCAGACTTCTACAAAAG TATGGGGATGTTTTGAATGTGATTGTATCGAGTAAGAAGAAAGGAAGCGCTGTGGTTGAATTTGCAACTGTGAGAGCAGCT gaGCTGGCAGTCAAGAATGAAAGTGGCCTGAGTGAAAACCCCTTGAAGATTTCGTGGATTGAAGGACAGCCCGAGGTTATTGCTCCCGCAACCCAACCAGGCCTGTTCATGTCTTCACAG AGTGCCCTGACGAATGAGCGCGACTATGAGAGCgtggtgatgatgaggatgaggcaGGCTGCGGAGCGACAGAAACTCATAGAACAAATgcagagagaagatgaagaCGATGCTGCCCACTCATAG